The Amphiprion ocellaris isolate individual 3 ecotype Okinawa chromosome 24, ASM2253959v1, whole genome shotgun sequence DNA window ACATGATCACAAAACTGAAGTCTTGCTTTTATATTTCAAGTATTAGACATCATAAATTTACAAAACTGGAGCATCATTAGCAGTGTTTACCTCCATTTAGCTTTATTCTCTGACGTCCTGCCCTCACACAGCATTTCCAGTCTTTCTCactcttgttttgctttttgcttttgCTGACATGTCTGGACGTTTGTTGTGAGCTGTATTGGAGGAAACGGTGTTGTGGTGCCTCCTAGTGGCCAAAGCTGCCTGCTGCACTTTGAGCTGCAGGATGTCTCCAAGCAGGGTGGCCTCATGGTTCAAACTCTCCTCTATCTGCCCTTTTGTGGCCCTCACTGCTGCACGAACCAACTCCAAGATGCTCTGCATGGACCGACAGAAGGAAAACCAGTCAGGTCATGATTGATAATAATCCAAGcagctttctgtgttttttaaaatctgtctgtGAGTCCTACCTGTTTGTCCAGATGCTCATCTTCTGGTAAACTGACCTCACTCAGAGTGACCCGTGACCCCTCTCGGAGACTTCTCaactcttcttctttctgctgcAATGCTGAAGTGACTTTAGCTAGCAGCTGCTGAGTCTCCCCCTCATGCAGATCTGTGCCCTGCAGCAATAAGTACAGTGGACTCGTCAGCAGGGGCCACTTTGGGAAGCTTAGACAAATTAGGAGATGTGTTAAAGTCATTGTAGCACCAGAAGATATTAATCTGCTTTTAATAACTCGTTGTACAGCTCATTTGTTCGCAAATGAAGCCACAAGATTTTACGTTGATATTAATTCTCCACAGTGATCATTTCCCGTGTCTCTCACGCTGAATTATGACTTTTCAATGGAGCCAAAAACCGGCAAAATTAAGAATCTACGTTCCTGCTGTAGTGACTCTATGATTGTGGAGGTATGTCTATAATGTTTATTGTCTTTGGCATTTCGGCACACTAACTAGCGATCGAccgatatgggtttttcagggcTGATGCCGATCACTGGTGATCCAGGAAGTCCGACAGCCAATATTTGGAACTGGACACATTAAATggaatgttttaacagcatgtgatagcagagaacttGTCATTCACATCTAGGTTtcttcattaaccctcctgttgtcttcattgacgggcaccaaaaaatattgtttccttgtctgaaactTTAACCACTGTAAGAGAAGCAAGTTTCGTGgcaacagcttgtgtttcttgttcaatttttgctgcttgagagacatttttgagaccacagagtgacgagagacagaggaggctgcatcagacctgaagtaactcatttaatttagcaataatcggtcaataaaaatatagacaccaataatcaaaaaatgccaaatatcagcaACACTAATTGGCCAGGCCTATAATTAGTCTAACTCGCTAATTAAGGATGATGTGATGCCCAAAATTGTGCGAATTTATCCTGAATTTTACGGCACTGGCATGATAGATACTGCAGCTTTCTTACTGCTAGCTACTGCTTACAGGTTTCCTCTCACCTGTGCTAGAGGACAGGGTGTTGGTGGCAGCTGCACCTCCAGGTGTAACTGGACGATGGACATGTCAGCAGCGCCGCCCACCACCGCCTGAAAAAGCCTCCGGCGGGTGACGCAGGTGTCTGTCAGGTAACGGGTGAGCTCATGTCGGTGGACGGGAGTGAGGTTTGGTAAACGCTCACACAGCACGTCTCTCAGCACGGATAGCAGTTTGTGTACTTTGTGATCTGATGGAtagaaaaaagtccaaaaaaaaaaaaaatacagaatttgttctctgttcttttgttCTCTGAAAACCAAAGCAGCTTCCAAGTGTGACAGACTTGTATTATTAATAAGGCATGAAGAATGTTTTCATGAGCCACACGGGGAATGAGTCACTGCAGGTGACTCATTCAGATTTGGGCTGGAACAAGAACATCTGTTTTAGGTGAATGACGAAGACAGCCATTCATGTGAAATTTGTGCATTTCTATTGTGGAAACATGCACTCATGTTGCAGCTTTATATGACAGGGAATTCACTGGAGCTAAAATTAAACACAGATGACAACAGATGAAGCCTGTTTGATGGCTACATTGATCATAACCTCCAGGTGAAGTTCTGTGTCACCTGTAAGGCCTCTGTAAAGCACACTGCTGTTTGTTCTGACCATCCAGCTGTGGAAACATGTCTTTAGAGGCCACAGCCACTCGGATGACGTTGTTCCAGGAGAGTCCACGGTCTGCAGCGAACATAGCGACGTCGTACACGAACTCCTGATGAAAGCGCCGCCGTTCGTCAGAGAACTCAGGCCACGAGAAGTGACAGCTGAGCCTCTGCATACCAGCATCTCTctaaaaaaaagagcaagagcGAAATCACCATAAAAAAGAACTCTTTGCTCACAATTCAGCTGTTAACCTTGTGTACTGTTGGCATTGCATGATTCACTCACTAACTTCACACATTATTTTTGCTGATACTGTACAAGTGCATCACTACAGCTGCTATTTGTGTTTGGTGTAAACAGCATTTACTTccctttatttagttttttcatgcATCGTAGATGCATGTATGTATGAAGTATTGAGGATAAAATGGATTTtagtacaaataaatacataaacaattctagaaatgaatacattttaatcATAGAACAGAGGACAATTGAATTCATGTTGTTTCTACATTAGATTTTGGAGAGAtgcatttccacattttcttatttctacATTGTATTTGATTGGTGCGTTATTGCTTGTATTTGTTTCTACATGTCATATTTtataacatacatttttaaatttattttggcaattttggGTTTCTACACTGATTTACAACAAttatttgtttctatatttttgatgcttttctacatttatttgtttcgacatttatttatatattatatacatttatttatgatgTTTGGTTGTgcatatatttatgtatttctacattcatttttatttagatttttttacatttattttgatacatttatttgtttctatatttatttatatattatatacatatacttatgatttttagattttttttctttatatgttcatttgtgtatttctacagctttttatttagacatttattcattaacctgtttcatatatttttttcttatatgtATCTTAATTTATTTGGTTATGCAATAATTTATGTATTTCtacaataatttttatttatattttttgaaatttatttttatgtatttatttgtctcAGCGTTTACTGatgcatttctacatttatttgtttctgcatttgtttttatacaATTATTAATTTATAGATTTAGCTATgaatttttgcatgtatttatttttccatttatttatgtgtttatttctgcattaCTTATGCATTGTTTGGTTTGGGGGGGGgctgtgtgttatttttgcatttcttagcTGCTGTGACACTGAAGTTTCTCTGGAACCACTAAAGTCCAGTGCTGTGCCACAGCTGTGTAGTTATATTAGTTCATTACCAATAAAGTAAagttaaaagtacatttttcttaaataagGAGAAGTAGCACCATAAGTTAGCATAAAATGGTGCATATTTAGCATTCTGGTCTAGCAGGCTACATGGGACtctacaaacagacaaactacacagatttagttttatcttttatccccaaaaataaatcatcaagtTTTGTGCGTCcgtaaaaaaaataagatgcacATTATCTACAATACAATGGAGGACGTAGCTTTATGCTAACTCTCTTTTCTCGGCCGGTTACTTCACTTTTTGGTcgaatatatacatttttgggCCCTATTTGAATCCGACTTTATGTTTGTGTCAGTTAGATCAAACCTTTAGGTGTTAACTTGATGCCTGCCTACCTGGAGTCTTGATATCTCTGCCATTTCACTCTCTGTAAGGGAATCCATCCTGGATAAACGACACAGCGGCACTTGGTTGCTATTGGAGACGGACGCGGGTGCGGAGGCGGGGCGTGCGCCGCTGGTGACGCGATGACGTAAATGTACGTGCGACGTCGAGCAACTGGTGGAATGTGGATCCAGAGTTGAATGGCTGTAAAGCATCTGTCAAATTTTCAGCATTATGTTATATAATTATGTGATATTAGCATACAGTAATTATCAATAATATATTACAGGCCTGTAGTTGTTATCTTGAAGAGTTTAGCTGACACCTGCTAATTATGATGGCTGTtaaattgaacattttattaTAATAGGACGTATAATGGCTGAGGGTCAGAAAGAGGCAGCAGGCCTCTGTTTCTGTTGGTGAGTCTGTTGGTAACTGATCGTATAACAAGGCTTATCAGTCCAGGGCCACAGATGGCTCAGACAGCTCCATAATCCTCTTTAGAATGAATCCCACCCATCTTCCCTCCTGTCTCcccttctcttctttcttgcCACCTCCTTTTGTTTATCATCAAATAAAGCCAAGGAGAAGGGAGAGAAAACACTGAGGGAATGTTCTTTGACAGATCTCTATATTTATTTGTGCGTCATGAGAAAGAAGCAGACCCTGGTACTGAGCCAAAGAAGTGACAGCTGACAGACTGCATCCTGCATCCTGCATTATTAATCATCGAGGTGTCACGgccttttttgaaaaatgtttccgTCATGTCATCAGAATTAATTTCATTTGAGTATCTAAAGGCCTCGGCAGATGTGAGCTGTCAAATAAGATGAATGGTTTGCAGGATTACATGTGTATTAAACTCTATTAAAGTCACTGAAACAATTAGAAACATGACTCTGGAAAATGTCATgtacagtgttttgtttttttttttaatttaaagctCTCAGCAAGGGTACCAAAAAAAGAATGTTGGACTGCTGTAACtatccaaaactgtaaataaaataacagcaaaaatctgtaaaataggtagtttttttaatatagtaaaaaagTGTATTattacagtcacacattgtgaaagaacaaattactatttttaaaaatacaaattttcattatggatatttttacaattttggccATTTGTTTTAGGGTCAAcatgtaatttaatattttttactgtcattttactaaatatcattagtttaacaaaacagggacaagctgtaaaataagtcaaaaaatgATGTACTGTTTATAAATTCCTAACATACATGCtttgtttctttcaaataatggcaaatatctgtaaaataagtatttttatggtgatttaAGTACAGTATTTTATAgtgaaaaattaatgaatatGATTTtggatgtggatgttatttacgGTTTTGGCccgttgttttgttttgttttttggttgttatttttttcacagtcaGCATGTCAATTAATACTTTGTTTACTCTTCATtggattttatatatatacactatcagtcaaaagtttggacacatcttctcattccatggtttttatttagttattttctacattgtggaTTAATACCGAAGACATCAAACTatgaaagaatacatatggaattatgttgtaaacaaaaaagtgttaatcttcagcattaatctacaatgtagaaaataacacaatttttaaaaagaaaaacactgtagAGAAGGTGTATCCAAACTTTTGTCTGGCAGTGTATATTATCACTGTAAGATGCAGTAAAAATTGTGTACTTTTTGGTGAAacattgcaaaagaacaaactaccatatttttttattgtggacaatatttacaattttgacttttttatggTTGataagtcatttttttcccagtgaTTTTACAAGCTATTAtaggaaatctgtaaaacaacagtaaattgttcaaaaaaatattagtaCAGTAAAGAACTGTTTAAAAACGAttacagtttttgcagtgtatttgcTTTGATTGAGAACTAATTTATGCTATTTAAGCTCAACTTTTAACTGAACAAAGGTTGTGACAGCAGAATCTATACTATCAGTACTACCGTGCAAAATTAAGGTCTCATGTTTTGCTTAATGGCTGTGTATTTATATACTTACTATTCAAATCCACCTGAATAATCACTTCTGTCTTCAGGTTGGCCCATTTTACGCTTACTATCTGTCAAGTTAGCATTTTTATGCATCACAAAAACGGAAAACAAGTGgcgctttattttgaaagtctgCAACTTCCTGCTTTGGGCTGAAGGCCTCCAACTTGCCGGATGTGTGAACATGCGCCTTCAGATCTGGGCTGTCCGGGAGGCTGAAGCCGCAGCGCCGCTCTGCCCGATGCTGTATCGGTTCTTGTGCGCTGCTGCTCTTGACTACATCCGGATTTATTACCTCACCATCAGAATTCTCTGGATCTATAATCGATTATCGATCTTCAGCCATTCCCTGCACCCATACTGGTAAGACTgatctccttcttcttcctcctaaCACCTGTTGCTTTACAGCCTCTAAACTACCAAAAGCAGACCCATAATTGTGCAGTGGGAGTGTTTTGGAGGAGGTGTTGTTGCACTGATGTTCCtgtatttacagtgtgtttatgtgtgatcCAGTTGTGGAGGTGAGTCACACACCTGCTCATCGGATCAGAGACAGGAGGGATTGTCCACAGAGGAGTGAGTGGACCATCAGAAGTAGGCCATGCATGATATAATCTCTCCTTTCTTCTGATTGAACCCATCAGAGAAGGAAAGTGACTTCTATCATTCAGTATCTTTAAAACAGAGGTGTTGGAGTCTCTGCCTCAGTGCGCATATGAAATTCAGACAAATTCACAAGTGATGAATTCCTTGATGCGTCCACAAGGAATAGCCACTGTTTTCCACAGAGCAGCTGCCTGCCGCCTTGATGCCTCGCTCCTGTCAGCACAGGAAGTACTCATCCCTGACTTCTTGTCTACCCAGAATCCTCTGAGGTCCTCCTactcttcctctgtctctcattaAAGCTGTgaagcagacacacactgatGAAACAAGGAGTTACATAAATCTGAATTATGCAATAGTTTGCTCagtgtaatttttgttttgttgttgacagTAAATCTTCTCATTCGTGAACAGCAGTAATAGATAACACAAGTTTATGactttcttaaccctcctgttgtcctcatttacgggcaccccccaaattttcaaaaaatgagtaaaaatcttccaaaaaaaatcctaaaaatatgtaaagtgattccatatatatcagtaaaacttctaatattttatttaagaacattcacataaaaatcaaccaaaatcctgtgaaatttgctggattttggttgatttttatgtgaatgttcttcagaaacatttttaacatttctttatttccaccaaaaaatgttcaaaaatttcacaaaaatgttgaaaatgtggacatcagaagtttcactatgaaatttttttttccacattttcaaactttaaaatgagtcaatttTTTACCCataggacaacacaagggttaacttaaacataatttttactTATGTATGTGGCATTATTACAGTTGATTTAACAGGGTGAAAGAAACAAACCAGAGacgaaacaaaaacagcaaataaaatacTAAGTAAATGTGGGTGTTTTGGCTGATTCTGATGATCAACAGATGTTTTCACGATCGATTTCCTACCGACGATAATTGCAGTTTGCTGTGACACAGTTGAGGAGGAGCAGTTGGTGTTTTCAGTGATTTGTACGCAGGAGGCTCCCTGCTGTCGGACAGATTGTCTGTAATTACAATCCTCTCCACCTGGATCAGAGCGAGTCTGTGAGGAAGGAGGGGAACCTAAAATCTAATATTGCAAAGGAAAACCTCCGTATCACCTCAGTGCgactgagcaaacacacactgcaaaaactcaaaatcttacaagtgtatttgtcttatttttagtcaaaatgtctcattccactcgatttaagataaattcacttaacaagtgacatttcagcaagatggagggacttgttttaagacaatgcatcttaaatatcttgttaagtcaaacaatcctgaaattatcttgttttgagttttattttacaagaaaactcaaaataagtttaatacatctcaaattatgAGGTTACAtgaagcaaaaatctatttttgagtgaaaaactgctattttttagcatgtctggcttactttaagacacctaagcttgacaatcctggtaaaatatagcttagaATAAGTTtccccagctaattttaagatctcaatattctaaatagtACATCTTATTTCAATAAATCTtatcaagccatttttcacttgttctgttggcagatttttcacttaactcaaggtaaaagttctttgaaataagttctttttcttgttttgagaggggcattttttccagtgcgcCTCCATCCATGCGTGAATGGACTCTTGCTCATATAACTCCCAACTGTCATTTCATTCCAAGCGAATCATCCCCCATATATTTGTGATTGTTAGTCTGCTTGTTAAAAAGCCGCCCCCATTAATTGCAAATCTGCATGAGCATCTTCTCCTGCTCAGGTGCTGCGTGCCCAAAGGCATCACTTGTCTCATTACCATCTTGGCTTCACCATAGCAACCCCCTCCTTCTgccacacacatagacacaggTTCTTAAGCAGGCTTTTCATTCTATCCTTAGCCTCCTGTCTTCTCTGCTGTCCATCCAcctacctccctccctccctccctccctcccgtCTTTCCTCCCTCCCCACCTTAGCGCCCGATTAGCGGCTGCCATTTTACCCAGAGTGCTGTGGAACCGGGGGCTCTGCCCTACATTAAACGCACACATTCACAAAGCTAACTCCTGGTCTGACTCCACCTGTCGACCCCGACATCCACACATTTCTCCTCAGTTTTTCCACATCTCTTTGGATCATGTTTCCTGAACATGTGAGTAGTAGATGAATGCTGAAAAAGTGtttgttaattgtttttttcctcttataaTGTGCTCTAAAATGGCTCAAAGTGGCTGTGAGATGTGAAAGCTGGTCTGTAGTTAACATTAGATGATAACAActattgtggtaaatgattgTATGTTGATGTAATGCGCTAAACATTGGTCTACACTTGGTAATACAGTGGTAGAGGACATTTTTTGCaattatttataatataattttttattgttgttgttgctaattTCTTGTAAGTGTCCCAACTTGTTGCTGTAAAGCTCAGATTGTTTCtgctattttgtgttttgtagtgATTTAGCACCTTCTAGAGCAATCAGTTAGTCAATTATGggtatttttaaagcaaaagtgGGAAATATTTGTCAGTTCCTGTTACGTAAATGTGAAATTTTGCAGCTTTGTTTGTCACATATGATGTAACTTGGATATTCTGGCTATATCCGTAACATCATCTCTAgaatttttccatattttttgacattcaataaatgaaatgattgaGTAAAATCACCAGTGGAATCCCTATTGAATTCATAATAATACAGCTATTTAAAGTGTTCAGTGCCAGCTCTAACCTTACATGATTAAATTCCTTGTTTGGGCCCAAGTTTATTTCAAACTTCaatctttgtgttgtgttattttggatCCAGTGCCGCCATTGGtaatttatatacagtttaGTAAACTTGTGGTTaaatatttgtgcattttccTCAAGACAACATAAAACAACGTTTTAGCTGTAAGGTCGTTAAGAGAGACGGGGCTAAGGAGGGATTAAGAGGCAGAGTGTCACGTTGGGAGCGTCTACAGCTAAGAGCAGTGGTTTGGCCTCAAGTGCAGCTACATGGGACTTAAAAACCTCCTAAGCCTGCTGATAGCGTTCACCTTTTCACCGAGGTTATAGAAAGTCATTACAGTGAACAATCCAGGGTCACGTTATCAAGGTTGTTTTATTAGAAGTGATATTTCACTTTGTGCGAGGGCTGATTGCTGTTGCCTCTACTGATTTTCAGGCCTGTTAATCTGATCCAAGtttatcaaatttttaaaattgtatcttATTTATGATCTCGTCCTACATAATAcatgatttttgtgttttcaacaaCTCAAACTAAgtttttgatctgtttttttttagctctttcAGCATGTATGGGATCATACGATTACACAAATGCCCTGTGAAACCTGCAAAAGTAAAGACAAAAGTATTACTTTTTTGGCGGCTAACATTGTAAAGTTTTCAAAAGTGAAACTAAACTTATTACACGCCATATATTATGCAAGCTGGTTTATGTTGGCTGTGCAGAAGCAGGACAGAAAGGTCCGTTCCAAATAGGATTTCTCGATGTGTGCTAGGCCACGCTACTAAAAATAGCCAGTTGCAGTTAGCCTTGTCATTAATATCCACATCGATGTGCATGTAGCTGCATGTGACAGTGTCAGTTTACattaaattgcaattttttgtttGAGATTGAAGCTAATTCTTGGGTTTTTCAACCTCAAAATTGACCAAATGCAGAAGAAATGTCATGTTTCAGCCATCATGACAGATGATTTTTGACCAGACATCTTACAGGTTTGATtacaaatgacttaaaattaccacaaatgattctaaataacaacaaaatgttttcctgtttgAGCCAAATGGCACATGTAACACCCTGATACGTCGGATAGTCCTGTTAGTGGACGTCCTGTCCTGAATCCTCAGTTAAACACCAACTACTACTTGTGACGCTGTGATATTTACCCTTTAGTTTAAGTGCTGTACTTCTGTGTGTATTCCTCAGGTGTACATGAGATCACAGCATGCATTCAGTCCAGTTAGGGATGTGGGACCCCCAGCCCCCATCTAAATATGCCTCGCCCCTCCCCACGCCGCCCCCCTCCAGCTCGCGCCACACCCATGTGACTACAGCCACCCCGGCCAAGCGCATCACCTTCTACAAAAGCGGCGACAGCCAGTTTGGGGGCGTCAGGATGGCCGTCCACAAGCGCAGCTTCAAATGCTTCGACGCCCTGCTGGACGACCTTTCTCAAAAGGTTAGTGGGATGAGGGTTTTCTTTTGAAGCTCAGATTTGAGTGTACTGTGCTTTCACGTTTTCTAGCTGGCAACAGAACTAACTCAGCTTGTCtgaattttcatgaaaacacCCTTCTTCTCTTTCAAACTGCCTTTTTTTTCATCTACAGTGAAGCAcaacacagatttttgatttggtAGATAATAGGATAGAGTCGGATACATGGACGTGGGACTCATTTTCAGCCCTGGAGTTTCATGCCTCTTTAGATCATGacctattattattaaaatcatgtAATGATAACCTTAGCAACAACAAGAGTGCACACCTTCAACATTATTCTTGACAGCACATCCTTTTCAGCAATATCAGAATCTATATTCTGTTCAAATAAGTGTTCACAGATATCCAACAATTAAGaatgaataaaagaataaataaaaatattaaatgttaaatttaaaaaaacaaaaaaaaagtgttgcacTTTCTAATAATACTATCATCTCTCTTT harbors:
- the c24h8orf74 gene encoding uncharacterized protein C8orf74 homolog isoform X1, encoding MLYSHSTLDPHSTSCSTSHVHLRHRVTSGARPASAPASVSNSNQVPLCRLSRMDSLTESEMAEISRLQRDAGMQRLSCHFSWPEFSDERRRFHQEFVYDVAMFAADRGLSWNNVIRVAVASKDMFPQLDDHKVHKLLSVLRDVLCERLPNLTPVHRHELTRYLTDTCVTRRRLFQAVVGGAADMSIVQLHLEVQLPPTPCPLAQGTDLHEGETQQLLAKVTSALQQKEEELRSLREGSRVTLSEVSLPEDEHLDKQSILELVRAAVRATKGQIEESLNHEATLLGDILQLKVQQAALATRRHHNTVSSNTAHNKRPDMSAKAKSKTRVRKTGNAV
- the c24h8orf74 gene encoding uncharacterized protein C8orf74 homolog isoform X2 translates to MLVCRGSAVTSRGLSSLTNGGAFIRSSCTTSLCSLQTVDSPGTTSSEWLWPLKTCFHSWMVRTNSSVLYRGLTDHKVHKLLSVLRDVLCERLPNLTPVHRHELTRYLTDTCVTRRRLFQAVVGGAADMSIVQLHLEVQLPPTPCPLAQGTDLHEGETQQLLAKVTSALQQKEEELRSLREGSRVTLSEVSLPEDEHLDKQSILELVRAAVRATKGQIEESLNHEATLLGDILQLKVQQAALATRRHHNTVSSNTAHNKRPDMSAKAKSKTRVRKTGNAV